The Breoghania sp. genome has a segment encoding these proteins:
- a CDS encoding 2-dehydro-3-deoxygalactonokinase, with translation MREVKPEWVAADWGTSHLRVWAMRGSEVLASADAPDGMGKLARDEFEPALLRLIGDWIGDTPLPVIACGMVGARQGWQEAPYRMVPCAPVATGETMKVDTRDPRIAVEIVPGLAQDAPADVIRGEEVQIAGFLAETPDFDGVLIMPGTHSKRVRIADGKVLSFATAMTGELFELLSTASVLRHGMTGDDWDDAAFQGGVRDGLAGVAFERLFPLRAQGLLHGLSAGAARARLSGLLIGAEARAIADCERVVLIGAAKLCALYKTALEMAGKTVGVADGSRLVRNGLVALWQKGAAQK, from the coding sequence ATGCGTGAAGTGAAGCCGGAATGGGTTGCCGCCGACTGGGGCACCTCTCACCTCAGGGTGTGGGCAATGCGGGGGAGCGAGGTTCTTGCTTCCGCCGATGCGCCGGACGGCATGGGCAAGCTCGCTCGCGATGAATTCGAACCCGCCCTGTTGCGCCTGATCGGTGACTGGATCGGCGATACGCCCTTGCCGGTCATCGCCTGCGGAATGGTCGGCGCGCGCCAGGGCTGGCAGGAAGCGCCCTATCGCATGGTGCCTTGCGCCCCGGTCGCGACCGGGGAAACCATGAAGGTGGACACCCGGGACCCGCGTATTGCCGTGGAGATCGTTCCCGGCCTTGCGCAGGACGCCCCCGCCGATGTCATCCGCGGAGAAGAAGTGCAGATCGCGGGTTTCCTGGCCGAGACACCCGATTTCGACGGCGTTCTCATCATGCCTGGCACCCATTCAAAGCGCGTACGGATCGCGGACGGCAAAGTCCTCTCCTTCGCGACCGCGATGACGGGCGAACTGTTCGAGCTTCTTTCGACCGCCTCCGTCCTGCGGCACGGCATGACGGGCGACGACTGGGACGATGCGGCTTTCCAAGGCGGTGTCAGGGACGGTCTGGCGGGCGTGGCCTTCGAACGCCTCTTCCCCCTGCGCGCTCAGGGTCTGCTGCATGGCTTGTCGGCAGGCGCGGCGCGCGCGCGACTTTCCGGCCTTCTCATCGGCGCGGAAGCGCGCGCCATCGCAGATTGCGAACGCGTGGTGCTGATCGGCGCCGCGAAGCTTTGCGCGCTTTACAAAACAGCATTGGAAATGGCCGGCAAGACCGTGGGGGTGGCGGATGGCAGCCGCCTCGTGCGAAACGGTCTGGTGGCCCTATGGCAGAAAGGTGCAGCACAAAAATGA
- a CDS encoding 2-dehydro-3-deoxy-6-phosphogalactonate aldolase has translation MSNGLIAILRGITPEEVIPVGDALVSAGIRTIEVPLNSPRPLESIGLLARYFETDDRVQIGAGTVLTRQDVRAVHGAGGRLIVSPNFDVEVVEETVSLRMASWPGVFTPSEAFGALKAGATGLKIFPASIMGPSGLKAIRAVLPKDTLVYAVGGAGPENFKTWIDAGANGFGIGAALYKPGRSAEAVGEIARRCVASLLVAQAH, from the coding sequence ATGAGCAACGGACTGATCGCGATCTTGCGCGGCATCACGCCGGAAGAGGTTATCCCGGTGGGCGACGCGCTCGTTTCCGCAGGCATTCGCACCATCGAGGTTCCGCTGAATTCGCCACGGCCGCTGGAATCCATCGGACTGCTCGCCCGCTATTTCGAAACTGACGACCGTGTGCAGATCGGCGCAGGCACCGTTCTCACCCGACAGGACGTGCGTGCCGTTCATGGCGCGGGCGGACGACTGATCGTCTCGCCGAATTTCGATGTTGAAGTGGTTGAGGAAACCGTTTCGCTGCGCATGGCATCCTGGCCCGGCGTCTTCACGCCGAGCGAGGCCTTCGGCGCCCTCAAGGCCGGGGCCACGGGCCTCAAGATCTTCCCCGCATCCATCATGGGGCCTTCCGGCCTCAAGGCCATTCGGGCCGTTCTTCCCAAGGACACGCTCGTCTATGCGGTTGGCGGCGCGGGTCCCGAAAATTTCAAGACCTGGATCGATGCGGGCGCCAACGGGTTCGGCATTGGAGCCGCGCTCTACAAGCCGGGCCGGTCAGCTGAAGCGGTCGGCGAAATCGCCCGGCGCTGTGTCGCCTCTTTGCTGGTCGCGCAGGCGCACTGA
- the mmsB gene encoding 3-hydroxyisobutyrate dehydrogenase: MSDIAFIGLGNMGLPMAINLVKAGHSVTAFDTVADAVAKAEAEGIKAAPDAASAVADAQFIITMLPSGPIVLKVFEAVVPAAKSGAVLIDCSTIDVESARKAHAMCDAAGLLSLDAPVSGGTGGAAAGTLTFMAGGKREAFDKASPILDVMGGKLVYCGGGGAGQAAKICNNMLLGISMIGACEAFALAEKLGLEAQAAFDVISTSSGYCWSVNTYCPVPGVGPQSPADNGYKPGFATELMLKDLGLSQQAADGAGQATPMGARAQELYARFLEHGGKGKDFSGMIEYLKTAAR; this comes from the coding sequence ATGAGCGACATCGCATTCATCGGCCTTGGAAACATGGGCCTGCCCATGGCCATCAATCTGGTCAAGGCAGGCCACAGCGTCACGGCCTTCGATACGGTGGCCGACGCCGTTGCAAAGGCTGAGGCCGAAGGCATCAAGGCGGCACCGGATGCAGCCTCTGCCGTGGCGGACGCACAATTCATCATCACCATGCTTCCGAGCGGCCCGATCGTGCTGAAGGTTTTTGAGGCGGTCGTTCCGGCGGCGAAGTCCGGTGCCGTGCTGATCGATTGCTCGACGATCGACGTGGAAAGCGCGCGCAAGGCTCATGCGATGTGCGATGCCGCGGGCCTCTTGTCGCTCGATGCGCCCGTCTCCGGTGGCACCGGTGGTGCGGCGGCGGGAACGCTGACATTCATGGCAGGCGGAAAGCGCGAGGCCTTCGACAAGGCGAGCCCGATCCTCGACGTGATGGGCGGCAAACTGGTCTATTGCGGCGGAGGCGGAGCCGGTCAGGCCGCCAAGATCTGCAACAACATGCTGCTTGGCATATCCATGATCGGGGCCTGCGAAGCCTTCGCTCTGGCCGAAAAGCTCGGCCTTGAGGCACAGGCCGCCTTCGATGTCATCTCCACGTCATCAGGCTATTGCTGGTCGGTCAACACCTATTGCCCGGTGCCCGGTGTTGGCCCGCAAAGCCCCGCCGACAATGGCTACAAACCCGGCTTTGCGACGGAGCTCATGCTGAAGGATCTGGGGCTTTCGCAACAGGCCGCCGACGGCGCGGGGCAGGCTACACCGATGGGCGCGCGGGCTCAGGAGCTTTATGCCCGGTTTCTTGAACACGGTGGCAAGGGCAAGGATTTTTCAGGCATGATTGAATACCTGAAGACGGCTGCGCGCTAG